The Halobacterium litoreum genome includes a region encoding these proteins:
- the phnD gene encoding phosphate/phosphite/phosphonate ABC transporter substrate-binding protein, protein MDRRDFLKTAGAASTLGITGLSGCLGIGGGGSGSASMTFGGDSQVNFGISPSVPQEDLNAQYSPLLDHIGSHLRENHDVPEGLKVDGTIGSNYSAVIQSLGQGTMDVAETGPFAAALGVKSENSEIILQRYGYGGWTYKSIIAVPNDSDITELSDLAGKTVAFSDRLSTSGALYPLYSISSEGGLDVGDLPEGNGSQAEFDARFAGGHVGSYTLLEQGKVDAAAMGGFVRDTKTGPAPEEWQSVATTLHEDSGLPRAPIVVSPELSDDAKTAIQKAFTEGPDSIYYGADGEEGTDDDLWFGDVREATRDDYQSVIDVANELGVGQEIFE, encoded by the coding sequence ATGGACCGACGTGACTTCCTGAAGACGGCGGGTGCGGCATCGACCCTCGGAATCACCGGACTGAGCGGCTGCCTGGGCATCGGCGGCGGCGGTAGCGGATCGGCCTCGATGACCTTCGGCGGCGACAGCCAGGTCAACTTCGGCATCTCGCCGTCCGTCCCCCAGGAGGACCTCAACGCCCAGTACTCCCCGCTCCTCGACCACATCGGGAGCCACCTCCGGGAGAACCACGACGTCCCGGAGGGCCTCAAGGTCGACGGCACCATCGGCAGCAACTACAGCGCCGTCATCCAGTCGCTCGGCCAAGGTACGATGGACGTCGCCGAAACCGGGCCGTTCGCGGCCGCGCTCGGCGTGAAGTCCGAGAACTCCGAAATCATCCTCCAGCGCTACGGCTACGGCGGCTGGACGTACAAGAGCATCATCGCGGTCCCGAACGACAGCGACATCACCGAACTCTCGGACCTCGCCGGGAAGACAGTCGCGTTCTCCGACCGACTGTCCACCAGCGGCGCGCTGTACCCGCTGTACAGCATCTCCTCGGAAGGCGGCCTCGACGTGGGCGACCTCCCCGAAGGAAACGGCTCGCAGGCCGAGTTCGACGCGCGGTTCGCCGGCGGCCACGTCGGCTCGTACACGCTCCTCGAACAGGGGAAAGTCGACGCCGCCGCGATGGGCGGGTTCGTCCGCGACACGAAGACCGGCCCGGCCCCCGAGGAGTGGCAGAGCGTCGCGACGACGCTCCACGAGGACTCCGGTCTCCCGCGTGCCCCCATCGTCGTCTCCCCGGAACTCAGCGACGACGCCAAGACGGCCATCCAGAAGGCGTTCACCGAAGGCCCGGATAGCATCTACTACGGCGCCGACGGCGAGGAAGGAACCGACGACGACCTCTGGTTCGGCGACGTCCGGGAAGCGACGAGAGACGACTACCAGTCGGTCATCGACGTCGCGAACGAACTCGGCGTCGGCCAGGAGATCTTCGAGTAG
- a CDS encoding phosphonate ABC transporter ATP-binding protein — protein sequence MPTIEFDNVTKIYDGDTVALDDISFTLEEGEFVILLGPSGAGKSTMLRVLNGITEPTEGAVRVGGEEIGNNRSEVGMVFQEHYLIESKSAFGNALTGALARNGLLGSALGLQSDDDKVRALEALQTVGLLDEAGQRAESMSGGQKQRVGIARALVQQPEILLADEPVASLDPKAARDVMRYLKKAALEQDLTTVTSLHQVNIAREFGDRFLGIRDGEVVFDGDTDDLTMDEMERIYYEDDDEGSLVAPGAESGDSATGQESAADGGEHA from the coding sequence ATGCCCACCATCGAATTCGACAACGTAACAAAGATATACGACGGTGACACCGTCGCTCTCGACGACATCTCCTTCACCCTGGAGGAAGGCGAGTTCGTAATCCTCCTCGGTCCGTCGGGCGCGGGGAAATCCACGATGCTCCGCGTGCTGAACGGCATCACCGAACCGACCGAAGGCGCAGTTCGGGTCGGCGGCGAGGAAATCGGGAACAACCGCAGCGAAGTCGGGATGGTCTTCCAGGAACACTACCTCATCGAGAGCAAGAGCGCGTTCGGGAACGCCCTCACCGGCGCGCTCGCCCGGAACGGGCTCCTGGGGAGCGCGCTCGGCCTCCAGTCGGACGACGACAAAGTTCGCGCGCTCGAAGCGCTCCAGACCGTTGGCCTGCTCGACGAGGCCGGCCAACGCGCCGAATCGATGAGCGGCGGGCAGAAACAGCGCGTCGGCATCGCACGCGCACTCGTTCAGCAACCCGAGATTCTGCTCGCGGACGAACCGGTCGCCAGCCTCGACCCGAAGGCCGCCCGCGACGTGATGCGCTACCTGAAGAAGGCGGCGCTCGAACAGGACCTCACGACGGTCACGAGCCTCCACCAGGTGAACATCGCCCGGGAGTTCGGCGACCGCTTCCTCGGTATCCGCGACGGCGAAGTCGTCTTCGACGGCGACACCGACGACCTCACGATGGACGAGATGGAACGCATCTACTACGAGGACGACGACGAGGGCAGCCTCGTCGCACCGGGCGCTGAGAGCGGTGACAGCGCGACCGGTCAGGAGTCGGCGGCCGACGGAGGTGAACACGCGTGA
- the phnE gene encoding phosphonate ABC transporter, permease protein PhnE has protein sequence MSSESADTVIREKLQGLDRLRRLRYVLWFVVVAAVLGITYWGMGFVGFQAYVVADRFPQMYDFIAQGFFPPDFQSFTVYTKEREITGLRAIAASFRDGGAPIIDSLQSSRLSLVKASLVTLLLGFMGTVIAFPFALILGVLGSERVTPFPFNFLFRGTLSAIRAIPAIVWIFLYIPIGAPSQMTAVLAIGTDSIGNLGRLFTDDLEEIDEGPIEAIRSTGASSTQTVSFGMLSQVSRSFIAWTLYILEINTRIAISLGVVGAGGLGLMIKNSQNLFQFQQTAAGLIMVFVVVLGIELISSRIRARLRPGEHSGKSLVEAVRDLFDPGKWLGVGNRSKND, from the coding sequence GTGAGTTCCGAATCCGCCGACACCGTGATTCGAGAGAAACTCCAGGGACTCGACCGCCTCCGCCGCCTCCGCTACGTGCTGTGGTTTGTGGTGGTCGCCGCGGTTCTCGGTATCACGTACTGGGGGATGGGCTTCGTCGGCTTCCAGGCCTACGTCGTCGCCGACCGGTTCCCGCAGATGTACGACTTCATCGCACAGGGGTTCTTCCCGCCGGACTTCCAGAGTTTCACCGTCTACACGAAAGAACGGGAGATTACCGGCCTCCGCGCGATTGCGGCGAGCTTCCGCGACGGCGGCGCGCCCATCATCGATAGCCTGCAGTCGTCGCGGCTCTCGCTGGTGAAAGCCAGCCTGGTGACGCTGCTGTTGGGCTTCATGGGGACCGTCATCGCGTTCCCGTTCGCGCTCATCCTCGGCGTGCTCGGTAGCGAGCGCGTCACGCCGTTCCCGTTCAACTTCCTCTTCCGCGGGACGCTCAGCGCCATCCGCGCGATTCCCGCTATCGTCTGGATCTTCCTCTACATCCCCATCGGCGCACCCAGTCAGATGACCGCGGTGCTCGCCATCGGGACCGACAGCATCGGGAACCTCGGTCGACTGTTCACCGACGACCTCGAGGAAATCGACGAAGGTCCGATCGAGGCCATCCGGTCTACCGGGGCGTCCAGCACGCAGACCGTGAGCTTCGGGATGCTCAGTCAGGTCTCCCGGTCGTTCATCGCGTGGACGCTGTACATCCTCGAAATCAACACCCGAATCGCCATCAGCCTCGGCGTCGTCGGCGCCGGCGGCCTCGGGCTGATGATCAAGAACAGCCAGAATCTCTTCCAGTTCCAGCAGACCGCGGCGGGCCTCATCATGGTGTTCGTCGTGGTGCTCGGCATCGAACTCATCTCCTCGCGCATCCGCGCACGGCTCCGCCCCGGCGAGCACTCCGGGAAGAGCCTCGTCGAAGCCGTCCGGGACCTCTTCGACCCCGGCAAGTGGCTCGGCGTCGGCAACCGCTCGAAGAACGACTAG
- a CDS encoding uracil-DNA glycosylase — translation MDEMDGLDVVACTKCADLVESRSRIVNGDGPEDADVLFVGEAPGANEDEEGVPFVGRSGDVLDVELADAGLSRDAIRITNCVRCRPPDNRDPRSEELANCRPYLEREIDLVDPEVVVTLGKVPGEHLLGRDLAVTNEAGTVERVELGGQARDVLVCLHPAATLYDASQKETFRETIAKAATMAGAEGGQSRLGDY, via the coding sequence ATGGACGAGATGGACGGGCTCGACGTGGTCGCGTGTACGAAGTGCGCGGACCTCGTGGAGTCCCGGAGTCGCATCGTCAACGGCGACGGCCCCGAGGACGCGGACGTGTTGTTCGTCGGCGAGGCGCCGGGCGCGAACGAGGACGAGGAGGGCGTGCCGTTCGTCGGGCGCTCGGGGGACGTGCTCGACGTCGAACTCGCGGACGCCGGGCTCTCCCGGGACGCGATTCGCATCACGAACTGCGTTCGGTGTCGCCCCCCGGACAACCGCGACCCGCGCAGCGAGGAACTCGCGAACTGCCGGCCGTACCTCGAACGCGAAATCGACCTCGTCGACCCCGAAGTCGTCGTGACACTCGGGAAAGTTCCGGGCGAACACTTACTCGGACGCGACCTCGCGGTCACGAACGAGGCCGGCACCGTCGAGCGCGTCGAACTCGGCGGCCAAGCCCGCGACGTGCTGGTCTGTCTCCACCCGGCGGCGACGCTGTACGACGCGAGTCAGAAGGAGACGTTCAGGGAGACGATAGCGAAAGCGGCGACGATGGCGGGCGCGGAGGGCGGGCAGTCCCGGTTAGGGGACTACTAG
- a CDS encoding endonuclease dU — MKSGTRALGVAESYSGSQSTLGGVVVRASRVVDGFSFASCTVGGTDSTDAVVDCYQKLDREDVRYVLVAGVAPAWFNVVDLHAVHEATERPVLSVSFEASDGLRDAIEREFSGEERDRRLSVYDAQPERAPVDVNDQRVFVRSVGCENPAEVVRAFTPEGGRPEPLRVARLAARAADKREAAMGASGDRREP, encoded by the coding sequence GTGAAGTCCGGGACGCGCGCGCTCGGCGTCGCCGAGTCCTACAGCGGTAGCCAGTCGACGCTCGGCGGCGTCGTCGTTCGCGCGTCCCGCGTCGTGGACGGCTTCTCCTTCGCTTCGTGTACCGTCGGCGGAACCGACAGCACCGACGCCGTCGTGGACTGCTACCAGAAACTGGACCGCGAGGACGTGCGGTACGTCCTCGTCGCGGGCGTCGCGCCGGCGTGGTTCAACGTCGTCGACCTGCACGCCGTCCACGAGGCCACTGAGCGCCCCGTGCTTTCGGTCTCCTTCGAAGCGAGCGACGGCCTCCGGGACGCCATCGAGCGCGAGTTCTCGGGCGAGGAGCGCGACCGCCGGCTCTCGGTGTACGACGCCCAGCCCGAGCGCGCGCCCGTCGACGTGAACGACCAGCGCGTGTTCGTTCGGAGCGTCGGCTGCGAGAACCCGGCGGAGGTCGTGCGCGCGTTCACGCCCGAGGGCGGCAGACCCGAGCCGCTGCGGGTGGCGCGGCTGGCGGCGCGCGCCGCCGACAAACGCGAGGCGGCGATGGGAGCGAGCGGCGACCGACGGGAGCCGTGA
- a CDS encoding DUF5786 family protein, which produces MGFGSYDESEQDAQSLDSEDVDPDEGLDTSEHEHDGGVDYEIGASNDELLDRLQDIKE; this is translated from the coding sequence ATGGGTTTCGGGAGCTACGACGAATCCGAACAGGACGCCCAGTCTCTCGACTCCGAAGACGTCGACCCGGACGAGGGCCTGGACACGTCCGAGCACGAACACGACGGGGGCGTGGACTACGAAATCGGCGCGTCCAACGACGAACTGCTCGACCGGCTACAGGACATCAAAGAGTAG
- a CDS encoding MBL fold metallo-hydrolase: MDVRHVTEAAETFTCNAYLAPGDATTLVDAGAYDGVVDEIRSHVDDVDRVVLTHQHGDHVQQLDAVVDAFDPDVYAFADHTLRTHELADGDTVRIGDDDFDVVFTPGHAPDHVSLVSETALFSGDVVVHDDGAFDDGSFGRTDMPGQSRERLIGSVRELLARLPDSVSEMYSGHGGVFEGDVRGVVERALERAERREPKYDD; this comes from the coding sequence ATGGACGTACGACACGTCACGGAGGCCGCCGAGACGTTCACGTGCAACGCCTACCTCGCGCCCGGAGACGCCACGACGCTCGTGGACGCGGGCGCCTACGACGGCGTCGTCGACGAGATTCGCAGCCACGTCGACGACGTGGACCGCGTCGTGCTCACTCACCAGCACGGCGACCACGTCCAGCAGTTGGACGCCGTCGTGGACGCCTTCGACCCGGACGTGTACGCGTTCGCCGACCACACCCTGCGAACGCACGAACTCGCCGACGGCGATACGGTCCGAATCGGCGACGACGACTTCGACGTGGTGTTCACGCCCGGACACGCCCCCGACCACGTCTCGCTCGTCTCCGAGACGGCGCTGTTCTCCGGGGACGTGGTCGTCCACGACGACGGCGCGTTCGACGACGGCAGTTTCGGGCGCACCGACATGCCCGGCCAGTCCCGCGAGCGACTCATCGGGAGCGTCCGCGAACTGCTCGCGCGGTTGCCCGACTCCGTCTCCGAGATGTACTCGGGGCACGGCGGCGTCTTCGAGGGCGACGTTCGGGGGGTCGTCGAGCGCGCGCTCGAACGCGCCGAGCGCCGCGAACCGAAGTACGACGACTAG
- a CDS encoding GNAT family N-acetyltransferase, translating to MPGPTFISGDSVDLCAVDEEDVEFLQRTVNSPAVWSNIGARKPLTEKQEREWYEERASADNGSVDFVIAVDGDAVGSVGLEGVDDPNGSVEIGIFVAEEHWGEGYGTEAAELVTDYAFDQHRRHRVVARVFEFNDASAAVWEKLGFELEGTHRDEMYLDGDYHDVRYYGVLEDEWRAE from the coding sequence ATGCCCGGCCCTACGTTCATTTCCGGCGACAGCGTCGACCTCTGTGCGGTCGACGAGGAGGACGTCGAGTTCCTCCAGCGAACCGTCAACAGCCCCGCCGTCTGGTCGAACATCGGCGCGCGCAAACCGCTCACCGAAAAACAGGAACGAGAGTGGTACGAGGAGCGCGCGAGCGCCGACAACGGCAGCGTCGACTTCGTCATTGCCGTCGACGGGGACGCCGTCGGGAGCGTCGGCTTGGAGGGCGTCGACGACCCGAACGGGAGCGTGGAAATCGGCATCTTCGTCGCCGAAGAGCACTGGGGCGAGGGGTACGGCACCGAGGCCGCCGAACTCGTGACGGACTACGCGTTCGACCAGCACCGCCGCCACCGCGTCGTCGCGCGCGTCTTCGAGTTCAACGACGCCTCGGCCGCGGTCTGGGAGAAACTCGGTTTCGAGTTGGAGGGCACGCACCGTGACGAGATGTACCTCGACGGCGACTACCACGACGTGCGGTACTACGGCGTCCTCGAAGACGAGTGGCGCGCCGAGTAG
- a CDS encoding 50S ribosomal protein L40e, which translates to MSETIEDRLLGKQICMRCNARNAKEAEQCRKCGYKRLRPKAKETRSA; encoded by the coding sequence ATGAGCGAGACCATCGAGGACCGTCTGCTGGGCAAGCAGATCTGCATGCGGTGTAACGCGCGCAACGCCAAGGAAGCCGAGCAGTGCCGGAAGTGCGGCTACAAGCGACTCCGCCCGAAGGCCAAGGAGACGCGCTCCGCGTAA
- a CDS encoding DUF7383 domain-containing protein — MPRRANYALHFLGAHLGRDKDALRIDWAEFAGRRAEFTFDVETDDPTDAYVRLQAYDIGVYGHELVLNDEPLTGFDVPPSNGWQTWMDAVTGATLQEGENTLAVVRDPESHDEFAIGNVAVHWREPAPPAP, encoded by the coding sequence ATGCCGCGACGCGCGAACTACGCGCTCCACTTCCTCGGGGCGCACCTCGGCCGCGATAAGGACGCACTGCGAATCGACTGGGCGGAGTTCGCGGGGCGCCGAGCGGAGTTCACCTTCGACGTGGAGACCGACGACCCGACGGACGCCTACGTCCGCCTGCAGGCCTACGACATCGGCGTGTACGGCCACGAACTCGTGTTGAACGACGAGCCCCTGACGGGGTTCGACGTGCCGCCGTCGAACGGCTGGCAGACGTGGATGGACGCGGTGACGGGCGCGACCCTCCAGGAAGGCGAGAACACGCTCGCCGTCGTGCGAGACCCGGAGTCCCACGACGAGTTCGCAATCGGGAACGTGGCGGTCCACTGGCGGGAGCCGGCGCCGCCCGCGCCGTGA
- a CDS encoding DUF367 family protein: MDLHVRYEGDDDPEKCTARRLAKFDEATLHRSARETPYGVVLNPHAEQALSPADDTGTLVALDCSWETAERAMFEMDGEHRALPFLVAANPVNYGQPFQLNTVEAFAGALAILGYWERAEAVLSHFSWGRTFLELNEEPLRRYSECEDSADVVAVQEDYLADDE, from the coding sequence GTGGACTTACACGTCCGGTACGAGGGGGACGACGACCCCGAGAAGTGTACGGCGCGCCGCCTCGCGAAGTTCGACGAGGCGACGCTCCACCGGTCGGCGCGCGAGACGCCGTACGGCGTGGTGTTGAATCCGCACGCCGAGCAAGCGCTGTCGCCGGCCGACGACACCGGAACGCTGGTCGCGCTGGACTGCTCGTGGGAGACGGCCGAGCGCGCGATGTTCGAGATGGACGGCGAACACCGCGCGCTCCCGTTCCTCGTGGCCGCCAATCCCGTGAACTACGGGCAGCCGTTCCAGTTGAACACGGTCGAGGCGTTCGCGGGCGCGCTCGCCATCCTCGGTTACTGGGAGCGCGCGGAGGCCGTGCTGTCGCACTTCTCGTGGGGGCGCACGTTCCTCGAACTGAACGAGGAGCCACTCCGGCGGTACAGCGAGTGCGAGGACTCCGCGGACGTCGTCGCGGTGCAGGAGGACTACCTCGCGGACGACGAGTGA
- a CDS encoding nuclear transport factor 2 family protein, with protein MDDDALVQAYYDAIDDGDYDALRDVLAADFVQVRPDLTHEGRDAFVAFMRDDRPRTDTQHVLDAVYDGAGGVAARGRLVATDGPMFSFVDVFETADGRIQKLRTYVD; from the coding sequence ATGGACGACGACGCCCTCGTGCAGGCGTACTACGACGCCATCGACGACGGCGACTACGACGCCCTCCGGGACGTGCTCGCCGCGGACTTCGTGCAGGTGCGCCCCGACCTCACTCACGAGGGCCGGGACGCGTTCGTCGCGTTCATGCGCGACGACCGCCCCCGCACCGACACCCAGCACGTCCTCGACGCGGTGTACGACGGCGCCGGCGGCGTCGCGGCCCGAGGGCGACTGGTCGCGACGGACGGCCCGATGTTCTCGTTCGTGGACGTCTTCGAGACAGCGGACGGCAGAATACAGAAACTGCGAACGTACGTGGACTAA
- the serS gene encoding serine--tRNA ligase has product MLSRQFVRENPDTVRDALEKKGVDADLDRILEIDEEWRELKARGDELRHERNEVSSKIGQLKQEGKEEKAQEAIERSGELKDELEDVEARADELETELERRLLTLPMVPHEDVPVGATEDENVERRREGFDDLRELPDEVVPHYDLGEELDVLDFERGAKVSGGGFYFSKGAGARLEHALVQFMLDLHREQEYVDVFPPIPVNSKSMEGTGQFPKFVEDAYRIGDVNEADYEDDDLWLLPTAEVPVTNMYRDEILLSDDLPLKHQAYSPNFRREAGEHGTETRGIVRVHQFNKVEMVNFVEPDESYERFEGLVDEAEEVLRRLDLPYRILEMCTGDLGFTQAKKYDIEVWAPGDDMEDGPEEGGRWLEVSSVSNFEDFQARRAGIRYRPERHESAEYLHTLNGSGLAIPRVMVAILEYYQNDDGTVDVPEPLQPYMNGQEVIEGTRKVGESALGDGEREA; this is encoded by the coding sequence ATGCTGAGCAGACAGTTCGTCCGCGAGAACCCCGACACCGTGCGGGACGCCCTCGAGAAGAAGGGCGTGGACGCGGACCTCGACCGAATTCTGGAAATCGACGAGGAGTGGCGCGAACTCAAGGCCCGCGGCGACGAACTCCGCCACGAGCGAAACGAGGTCTCCTCGAAAATCGGCCAACTCAAGCAGGAGGGCAAAGAGGAGAAAGCCCAGGAGGCCATCGAGCGCTCGGGCGAACTCAAGGACGAACTGGAGGACGTGGAGGCGCGCGCGGACGAACTCGAAACGGAACTGGAGCGCCGCCTGCTCACGCTCCCGATGGTGCCCCACGAGGACGTGCCCGTCGGCGCTACCGAGGACGAGAACGTCGAGCGCCGCCGCGAGGGGTTCGACGACCTGCGCGAGTTGCCCGACGAGGTGGTCCCGCACTACGACCTCGGCGAGGAACTCGACGTGCTGGACTTCGAGCGCGGCGCGAAGGTCTCGGGCGGCGGCTTCTACTTCTCGAAGGGCGCCGGCGCGCGCCTCGAACACGCCCTCGTCCAGTTCATGCTCGACCTCCACCGCGAGCAGGAGTACGTGGACGTGTTCCCGCCGATTCCCGTGAACTCGAAGTCGATGGAGGGCACCGGCCAGTTCCCGAAGTTCGTGGAGGACGCCTACCGCATCGGCGACGTGAACGAGGCCGACTACGAGGACGACGACCTCTGGCTCCTCCCCACGGCGGAGGTCCCGGTGACGAACATGTACCGGGACGAGATTCTGCTCAGCGACGACCTCCCGCTCAAACACCAGGCGTACTCGCCGAACTTCCGCCGGGAGGCCGGCGAACACGGCACGGAGACGCGAGGTATCGTGCGCGTCCACCAGTTCAACAAGGTGGAGATGGTGAACTTCGTCGAACCCGACGAGTCCTACGAGCGCTTCGAGGGCCTCGTCGACGAGGCCGAGGAGGTCCTGCGCCGCCTCGACCTCCCGTACCGGATTCTGGAGATGTGTACCGGCGATTTGGGCTTCACGCAGGCGAAGAAGTACGACATCGAGGTGTGGGCGCCCGGCGACGACATGGAGGACGGCCCCGAGGAGGGCGGGCGATGGCTCGAGGTCTCGTCGGTGTCGAACTTCGAGGACTTCCAGGCGCGCCGCGCCGGCATCCGGTACCGGCCCGAGCGCCACGAGTCGGCGGAGTACCTCCACACCCTGAACGGGTCGGGGCTCGCCATCCCGCGCGTGATGGTCGCGATTCTGGAATACTATCAGAACGACGACGGCACCGTCGACGTGCCCGAACCGCTCCAGCCGTACATGAACGGGCAGGAAGTCATCGAGGGCACCCGGAAGGTCGGCGAGAGCGCACTCGGGGACGGGGAGCGCGAGGCGTGA
- a CDS encoding MBL fold metallo-hydrolase, which yields MTPGDVTDVEQCPGVSYVDTGMYDTAEYGSVYVIDADRPAIVDTGIGTNYERILHALDEQGIAPDDLEAILVTHVHLDHTGGAGFLAAECPNADVYVHEIGARHLVDPERLVAGTKEAVGDQWQYYTEPKPVPEDRIVELEGGDAIDLGSRELTAHHAPGHAPHQVVFEDHSCDAVFTADAAGIWVPSQDRVRETSPPPNFDLEQCIDDVELIRRLDPDVLLYAHFGPGPDDTDAVLKQYEQVLRDWVDAVKYEVVERGGEEAAIDHFAASTEVAEVWGDHKASAETAMNVRGVLRYLKTQEE from the coding sequence ATGACTCCCGGCGACGTCACCGACGTCGAACAGTGTCCCGGCGTCTCCTACGTGGACACCGGCATGTACGACACCGCCGAGTACGGCTCCGTCTACGTCATCGACGCGGACCGGCCCGCGATAGTGGACACCGGCATCGGCACGAACTACGAGCGCATCCTGCACGCGCTCGACGAGCAGGGAATCGCGCCCGACGACCTCGAAGCGATTCTCGTCACGCACGTCCACCTCGACCACACGGGCGGCGCGGGGTTCCTCGCGGCCGAGTGCCCGAACGCGGACGTGTACGTCCACGAAATCGGCGCACGCCACCTCGTGGACCCCGAGCGCCTCGTCGCGGGGACGAAGGAGGCTGTCGGCGACCAGTGGCAGTACTACACCGAGCCGAAGCCCGTCCCCGAGGACCGCATCGTGGAACTGGAAGGCGGCGACGCGATAGACCTCGGGAGTCGCGAACTGACGGCCCACCACGCGCCCGGCCACGCTCCCCACCAGGTCGTCTTCGAGGACCACTCGTGTGACGCCGTGTTCACCGCGGACGCGGCGGGCATCTGGGTGCCGTCGCAGGACCGCGTTCGGGAGACGAGCCCGCCGCCAAACTTCGACCTCGAACAGTGCATCGACGACGTGGAGCTGATTCGACGCCTCGACCCCGACGTCCTGCTGTACGCGCACTTCGGTCCCGGCCCCGACGACACCGACGCCGTGCTCAAGCAGTACGAGCAAGTGCTCAGAGACTGGGTGGATGCGGTGAAGTACGAAGTCGTCGAACGGGGCGGCGAGGAAGCCGCTATCGACCACTTCGCGGCGTCTACGGAGGTCGCGGAGGTCTGGGGCGACCACAAGGCGAGTGCGGAAACTGCAATGAACGTCCGTGGGGTTCTGCGATACCTTAAGACCCAGGAGGAATAG